A genomic stretch from Lysobacterales bacterium includes:
- a CDS encoding biopolymer transporter ExbD, whose protein sequence is MAEINVTPLIDVMLVLLIIFMINAPALTYKVQIDLPQPTLESKPPEEADKIALRINDDGSILWNDMPMGSTNMLRDYMRQASRQDPQPQVMISVGDRARYQVLASVMTQAKNADLRKIGFDNTQR, encoded by the coding sequence ATGGCGGAAATCAACGTCACGCCGCTGATCGACGTGATGCTGGTGCTGTTGATCATCTTCATGATCAACGCGCCGGCGCTGACCTACAAAGTGCAGATCGACCTGCCGCAGCCGACCCTGGAGTCCAAGCCGCCGGAAGAGGCCGACAAGATCGCCCTGCGCATCAACGACGATGGCAGCATCCTGTGGAACGACATGCCGATGGGCAGCACCAACATGCTGCGCGACTACATGCGGCAGGCGTCCCGCCAGGATCCGCAGCCGCAGGTGATGATCAGCGTCGGCGACCGTGCCCGCTATCAGGTGCTGGCGTCGGTGATGACCCAGGCCAAGAACGCTGACCTGCGCAAGATCGGTTTCGACAACACCCAGCGCTGA
- a CDS encoding biopolymer transporter ExbD, giving the protein MSMPNAGSRGESALAEINVTPLIDVMLVLLVVFMIGLPAATSTLRLDLPQPRPVPEVLAPPPPVVLGIDDLGRLSWDGVVMEFAQVDWQLRQAGRAPQEITLVVEPTSRAPYRELTRVLALARNAGIERIGFRH; this is encoded by the coding sequence ATGAGCATGCCCAACGCGGGATCCCGAGGAGAATCGGCGCTGGCGGAGATCAATGTCACGCCGTTGATCGATGTGATGCTGGTGCTGCTGGTGGTGTTCATGATCGGCCTGCCGGCGGCCACCAGCACCCTCCGGCTCGACCTGCCACAGCCACGACCGGTGCCGGAGGTGCTCGCGCCCCCACCGCCGGTCGTTCTGGGTATCGACGACCTCGGCCGTCTCAGCTGGGACGGCGTGGTCATGGAGTTCGCCCAGGTCGACTGGCAGCTGCGCCAGGCCGGTCGGGCGCCGCAGGAGATCACGCTGGTCGTCGAGCCGACGAGCCGCGCGCCCTACCGGGAGCTGACGCGGGTCCTGGCGCTCGCCCGCAACGCCGGTATCGAACGGATCGGCTTCCGACACTGA
- a CDS encoding biopolymer transporter ExbD has product MASINVTPLVDVMLVLLIIFMITTPLMQAAVEVELPVATLEAPEQVRQDIDLAVESDGRVWWDNRIVTMAQLETELRRAARTTPQPEVKIRADQSLRYQTVREVLETVKNAGIVRVGFVTSPDR; this is encoded by the coding sequence ATGGCGTCCATCAACGTCACCCCGCTGGTGGACGTCATGCTGGTGCTGCTGATCATCTTCATGATCACCACGCCGCTGATGCAGGCCGCGGTCGAGGTGGAACTGCCGGTGGCGACGCTGGAGGCGCCAGAGCAGGTCCGCCAGGACATCGACCTCGCGGTCGAGTCCGACGGCCGGGTCTGGTGGGACAACCGGATCGTCACCATGGCGCAGCTCGAGACCGAGCTGCGCCGGGCGGCCCGCACCACGCCGCAGCCCGAGGTGAAGATCCGCGCCGACCAGAGTCTGCGCTACCAGACCGTCCGAGAAGTCCTGGAAACCGTGAAGAACGCCGGCATCGTGCGCGTCGGCTTCGTCACCAGCCCGGACCGCTGA